A stretch of the Uranotaenia lowii strain MFRU-FL chromosome 3, ASM2978415v1, whole genome shotgun sequence genome encodes the following:
- the LOC129752527 gene encoding uncharacterized protein LOC129752527: MATATATLTRILANNSGIRSSQRRIISSVVSSILRYGGVAWNSGLNIQCNQQKLNSVQRRMNVRVISAYRTVSLEAACVVAGVMRISVLFVEEFYYHKNSGTQNVRIRARESSMANKQQLWNSSERGRWTHRLIPNIKEMES, encoded by the coding sequence ATGGCAACAGCAACGGCCACACTTACAAGGATATTGGCAAACAACTCAGGGATCCGAAGTAGTCAGCGGAGGATAATTTCGAGTGTGGTTTCGTCAATCCTTCGGTATGGAGGGGTGGCCTGGAATTCTGGTCTAAATATTcagtgtaaccagcagaagctgaacagtgtACAAAGGCGAATGAATGTGCGGGTCATTAGTGCATACCGCACCGTTTCGTTGgaggctgcatgcgttgtagcAGGAGTCATGCGCATCTCGGTTTTGTTCGTGGAAGAATTCTATTACCACAAAAATAGTGgcacgcaaaacgtgagaaTACGAGCCAGAGAAAGCTCCATGGCCAACAAGCAGCAACTGTGGAACAGCTCagaaagaggaaggtggacccatcgtttgatcccaaatATCAAGGAAATGGAGAGCTag